From the Oleiharenicola lentus genome, one window contains:
- a CDS encoding potassium transporter Kup, with protein MSNPASATGTAAKAGLTMGALGVVFGDIGTSPLYALRECLQALPADERSASILGALSLVFWALLFEVTFKYLGFVMRADNRGEGGIFALLALSHGEHQRPRKGGSWLIILILFGAALLYGDGVITPAISVLGAAEGLESFNPNLAQYVPLIACVILGGLFLVQYKGTKAIGRIFGPAMVVWFLVLGSLGLWHIVETPAVLAAVNPVHGFRLLAEHPTNAAAILGAVVLVITGAEALYADMGHFGRKYIARAWYFGAFPGLVLNYFGQGAWALSHPGDPTSPFFALVPEGPARLVLTGLSIVAAIIASQAMISGTFSLTRQAIQLGYFPRLQVNYTNPDQSGQIYLPLVNGALALGSIWTVITFKSSNNLAAAYGIAVTGTMVVTTIAFYSVMRRRWRWPLLGAAALAAVFLLFDGALFYSNLHKLVHGGWFPVLVALGMLAIMHTWKKGKEEIFRRIYANEITEDELCNVAASDRIVRVRGTAVFMAGLARGTPLVLLHHVKANKVLHETVVLLSVVTEEVPAVPDAERVEVREIGQGLGVWRVVARYGYMESPDVTALMERVRDTGVPVKLTETTYYFNREMIITGGDTRLWHWQKRLYSLLSRNARPVRDYYRLPPMQIIEVGLPIQL; from the coding sequence ATGAGCAACCCAGCTTCAGCCACCGGCACAGCCGCCAAAGCGGGACTCACCATGGGAGCGCTGGGCGTGGTTTTCGGCGACATCGGCACCAGTCCGCTCTACGCGTTGCGCGAGTGTTTGCAGGCCCTGCCGGCCGATGAACGCAGTGCGAGCATCCTCGGCGCGTTGTCGCTGGTGTTCTGGGCGCTGCTCTTCGAGGTCACTTTCAAGTATCTCGGATTCGTGATGCGTGCGGACAACCGCGGCGAAGGCGGCATCTTCGCCCTGCTGGCCCTGAGTCATGGGGAGCACCAGCGTCCCCGCAAGGGCGGCAGCTGGCTCATCATCCTCATCCTGTTTGGCGCGGCGCTGCTCTATGGTGATGGCGTGATCACCCCGGCCATCTCGGTGTTGGGTGCGGCGGAAGGCTTGGAGAGCTTCAACCCCAACTTGGCGCAGTATGTGCCGCTCATTGCCTGCGTGATTCTCGGCGGTCTGTTCCTCGTCCAATACAAGGGCACCAAGGCCATCGGCCGTATTTTCGGACCGGCCATGGTGGTGTGGTTCCTGGTGCTCGGCAGCCTTGGTCTCTGGCACATCGTGGAGACCCCCGCGGTGCTGGCGGCCGTCAATCCCGTGCACGGCTTTCGCCTGCTGGCCGAGCACCCCACCAACGCCGCGGCCATCCTCGGCGCGGTGGTGCTGGTGATCACCGGCGCCGAGGCGCTTTACGCGGACATGGGCCACTTCGGACGCAAATACATCGCCCGCGCCTGGTATTTTGGGGCTTTTCCTGGACTGGTCTTGAACTACTTCGGTCAAGGCGCGTGGGCCCTCTCCCACCCCGGTGATCCGACCAGCCCCTTTTTCGCCCTCGTGCCCGAGGGCCCGGCGCGCCTCGTGCTCACGGGCTTGTCCATCGTAGCCGCCATCATCGCCAGCCAGGCCATGATTTCCGGCACGTTTTCGCTCACCCGCCAGGCCATCCAGCTCGGCTATTTCCCGCGCCTGCAGGTCAACTACACCAATCCCGACCAGTCCGGGCAAATCTACCTGCCCTTGGTCAACGGCGCCCTTGCGCTCGGTTCCATCTGGACCGTGATCACCTTCAAGTCGTCGAACAACCTCGCCGCCGCCTACGGCATCGCCGTCACCGGCACCATGGTCGTAACCACCATCGCCTTCTACAGCGTGATGCGCCGGCGCTGGCGGTGGCCGCTGCTCGGTGCCGCGGCATTGGCGGCCGTCTTCCTGCTCTTCGACGGTGCCCTGTTCTACTCAAACCTCCACAAACTGGTCCACGGTGGCTGGTTCCCCGTGCTGGTCGCCCTCGGGATGCTGGCGATCATGCACACCTGGAAAAAGGGCAAGGAGGAGATCTTCCGCCGCATCTACGCCAACGAGATCACCGAGGACGAACTGTGCAATGTCGCCGCCTCCGACCGCATCGTGCGGGTGCGCGGCACCGCGGTGTTCATGGCCGGACTGGCGCGCGGCACTCCGCTCGTGCTGCTGCATCATGTGAAGGCCAACAAGGTCCTGCATGAGACCGTCGTCTTGCTGAGCGTCGTCACCGAGGAGGTGCCGGCCGTGCCCGATGCCGAGCGGGTGGAAGTGCGCGAGATTGGCCAGGGCCTGGGGGTGTGGCGCGTGGTGGCCCGCTACGGCTACATGGAGTCACCCGACGTCACCGCCCTCATGGAGCGCGTGCGCGACACCGGGGTGCCGGTGAAACTCACCGAGACCACCTACTACTTTAACCGCGAAATGATCATCACCGGCGGCGACACCCGCCTGTGGCATTGGCAAAAGCGGCTTTACTCGCTCCTCAGCCGCAACGCCCGTCCGGTGCGCGACTACTACCGCCTGCCACCGATGCAGATCATCGAGGTGGGCTTGCCGATCCAGCTCTAG
- a CDS encoding ATP-binding protein → MRSLIRSHRFLSHFPAAQGAKLEKLVRLVRFPHRAVIFEEGSVSDCVYLVLTGRVALMKKSAVGTAQLIAHKGPDDYFGELGVLDGSPRSTAAIADGPVQLGRLAQRQFIQLLSESSWHTVLRLFSHVSENLRATNERYVSEVMRKEKITLIGEMANSMIHDFRAPFSTIKLATELIAKRNQTPQNQELCRMILRQVDRLGGMVEEVLDFARGETRLKQRAVPLQESLHQLHENNLEALARAGIRLTFKPTPLVVSLDSDRFQRVMQNLVTNAREALTGRPGAKVAVSAKREGRFATVSVADNGPGIPREIRETLFEPFVSRGKPNGTGLGLAIARSVIDAHGGSIEFKTSRQGTTFLVRVPLA, encoded by the coding sequence ATGCGCTCTCTGATCCGCTCCCACCGGTTTCTCAGCCACTTTCCGGCCGCCCAGGGTGCCAAGCTGGAAAAGCTGGTGCGCCTGGTGCGCTTTCCCCACCGCGCGGTGATCTTCGAGGAAGGCAGCGTCTCGGACTGCGTCTATCTGGTGCTGACCGGCCGCGTGGCGCTCATGAAAAAATCCGCCGTCGGCACGGCGCAGCTCATCGCCCACAAGGGACCCGATGACTACTTCGGCGAACTCGGTGTCCTCGACGGCTCGCCCCGCAGCACGGCCGCGATTGCCGACGGGCCGGTTCAGCTCGGGCGCCTGGCACAAAGGCAGTTTATCCAGCTGCTGTCCGAATCCTCCTGGCACACGGTGCTGCGGCTCTTCAGCCACGTGAGCGAGAATCTGCGCGCCACCAACGAGCGGTACGTCAGCGAGGTCATGCGCAAGGAAAAGATCACCCTGATCGGCGAGATGGCCAACTCGATGATCCACGACTTCCGCGCCCCGTTTTCCACGATCAAACTGGCGACCGAGCTCATCGCCAAACGCAACCAGACGCCGCAGAACCAGGAACTCTGCCGCATGATCCTGCGGCAGGTGGACCGCCTTGGGGGCATGGTCGAGGAGGTGCTGGATTTCGCGCGCGGCGAAACCCGCCTCAAACAAAGGGCCGTGCCCTTGCAGGAATCCCTGCACCAGCTGCACGAGAACAACCTCGAGGCGCTCGCCCGCGCCGGCATCCGCCTGACCTTCAAGCCCACGCCGCTCGTCGTGTCGCTCGACTCCGACCGTTTTCAGCGCGTCATGCAAAACCTCGTGACCAATGCCCGCGAAGCCCTGACCGGCCGTCCGGGGGCCAAGGTGGCCGTCTCCGCCAAACGCGAAGGCCGCTTCGCCACGGTCAGCGTGGCCGACAACGGTCCCGGCATCCCGCGCGAAATCCGCGAGACCTTGTTCGAGCCTTTCGTCAGCCGGGGCAAACCCAACGGCACCGGCCTCGGCCTGGCCATCGCGCGCTCCGTCATCGACGCCCATGGCGGCAGCATCGAGTTCAAGACTTCGCGCCAGGGCACGACCTTCCTCGTGCGCGTCCCGCTGGCCTGA
- the menD gene encoding 2-succinyl-5-enolpyruvyl-6-hydroxy-3-cyclohexene-1-carboxylic-acid synthase — MKPAPASTLDFRNTNTLWCSVLVETLVRCGLRQAVISPGSRSAPLTFALARHAGIETIPVLDERSASFFALGLAKQHRRPVALVCTSGTAAANFLPAVVEAHESGVPLLVLTADRPPELRDCHSGQTIDQVKIYGGYVNFQHELAVPQATLQMLRYLRQTVAYAFARTSLPAAGAVHLNCPFRDPLVPLPDQAALPTASEMRGFFDGLRPPAGPVATGLAGGLRFKQRGIIVVGPIESAAGGRCAENVGRISRALGWPVLADALSPVRMQARSAGAVVAHYDTMLRNDKVATMLRPEQVICLGGWPTSKVLRMWLQQADPEVVLVTDRATNEDALHLRTRVESANPAVWGGHFRGRRALSGYAKEWLRTDARVGRALNAALKSVKNLVEPVWPALLAASLPAGTPCFFASSMPVRDAEYLWPLGNRGQRIFFNRGANGIDGTLSTALGVAHGGAPATLVTGDLSLLHDTNGFLTVPKLRGSLTILLINNNGGGIFGHLPVAQFEPPFEEFFATPQNVDFARLCATYGVAHRVVKSAAHLAQALAKLPQRGVRVLELRTDRRRDAAWRKETFAAVAAKLA, encoded by the coding sequence ATGAAGCCGGCTCCCGCAAGCACGCTCGATTTCCGCAACACCAACACCCTCTGGTGCAGTGTGCTCGTGGAGACGCTCGTGCGCTGCGGTTTGCGCCAGGCGGTAATCTCGCCCGGCTCTCGCTCGGCGCCGCTCACCTTCGCGCTGGCCCGGCATGCCGGTATCGAGACCATCCCGGTGCTGGACGAACGGTCCGCCTCGTTTTTTGCGCTGGGTCTGGCCAAGCAGCACCGGCGCCCGGTTGCGCTGGTCTGCACGAGCGGCACTGCGGCGGCAAATTTCCTGCCCGCGGTGGTCGAGGCCCACGAGAGTGGCGTGCCGCTGCTGGTGCTCACGGCGGACCGGCCGCCGGAGCTTCGCGACTGCCACTCGGGACAGACCATCGACCAGGTGAAAATTTACGGCGGCTACGTGAACTTCCAGCATGAGCTGGCCGTGCCGCAGGCAACGTTACAGATGCTGCGCTACCTGCGTCAGACCGTGGCGTATGCGTTCGCGCGCACGTCGCTTCCGGCCGCCGGAGCGGTCCATCTGAATTGTCCGTTTCGCGACCCGCTGGTGCCCTTGCCTGACCAGGCGGCTCTCCCGACGGCATCTGAGATGAGAGGATTCTTCGACGGGCTTCGTCCGCCGGCCGGACCCGTTGCGACTGGCTTGGCGGGCGGGCTGCGTTTCAAGCAGCGGGGCATAATCGTGGTCGGACCGATTGAGTCGGCCGCGGGGGGGCGGTGCGCTGAAAACGTCGGACGCATTTCGCGTGCCCTGGGCTGGCCAGTTCTGGCCGACGCGCTTTCGCCGGTGCGCATGCAGGCTCGCAGCGCCGGAGCGGTGGTTGCGCACTACGACACCATGCTCCGCAACGACAAGGTCGCGACCATGCTGCGTCCGGAACAGGTCATCTGCCTCGGTGGCTGGCCGACCAGCAAGGTGCTGCGAATGTGGCTGCAGCAGGCTGATCCGGAGGTGGTGCTGGTCACGGACCGTGCGACCAACGAGGACGCCTTGCACTTGCGCACTCGGGTGGAGTCGGCGAATCCGGCGGTGTGGGGTGGGCATTTCCGCGGCCGGCGTGCGCTGTCTGGCTATGCCAAGGAATGGCTCCGGACCGATGCCCGAGTGGGTCGTGCGCTCAATGCGGCCTTGAAGTCGGTGAAGAATCTTGTCGAGCCGGTCTGGCCGGCGCTGCTGGCGGCCAGTCTTCCAGCCGGCACGCCCTGCTTCTTCGCCAGCTCCATGCCGGTGCGCGACGCCGAGTATCTCTGGCCGTTGGGCAACCGCGGCCAGCGGATTTTTTTCAACCGCGGGGCCAACGGCATCGATGGCACGCTTTCGACGGCGCTGGGTGTGGCGCACGGCGGCGCGCCTGCGACCCTTGTGACCGGCGATCTCTCGCTGCTGCATGACACGAACGGGTTTCTCACGGTGCCCAAGCTCAGGGGCAGCCTGACCATCTTGCTGATCAACAACAACGGCGGCGGCATCTTCGGGCACCTGCCCGTCGCGCAGTTCGAGCCGCCCTTCGAAGAGTTTTTCGCCACGCCCCAGAACGTGGATTTTGCCAGGCTCTGCGCCACTTACGGCGTGGCACACCGCGTGGTGAAGTCCGCCGCGCACCTGGCGCAGGCGTTGGCGAAGTTGCCGCAGCGCGGTGTGCGGGTGCTGGAACTGCGCACCGACCGCCGGCGAGACGCGGCGTGGCGGAAGGAGACTTTCGCCGCCGTGGCGGCCAAGCTGGCTTAG
- a CDS encoding isochorismate synthase gives MKTPPVNPTGSATPEALGAFFAQCAAEARTAGRPQLVSISVVVDNLDPLAVLESIFEPGEPHFYAERPAQGFGVAGAEVAVEFTAQGARRFADAKAFIAATLANTIAVGPLAEPFAGPHFFFAAGFADEAAPGAAFPSLRLFVPRWQVARMGDSTVAVANVLVAADAPLEMLTARIWRAHAKFGAFDYSRAKQKDRPSAPRMAEEIGGSGSYQRAVAQALTEIARGDYQKVVLARALRYTTTEEFHPMGVLNHLRQRYPDCYSFSIANGKGQSFIGASPERLVRVAGGRMHTAALAGSAPRGQSASEDAAFAQGLLHSEKDLREHRLVLDSIAGRLADLGLQLEHATQPRLLGLANVHHLHTPVSASLPAEAHILDLVARLHPTPAVGGAPQEPALAAMRRLETFPRGLYAGPQGWVDHRGGGEFFVGLRSALIDGRTATAYAGAGIVAGSEPEKEFAETELKFKALLEALTQS, from the coding sequence ATGAAAACCCCACCCGTCAACCCGACCGGGAGCGCGACCCCGGAGGCATTGGGAGCCTTCTTCGCGCAGTGTGCCGCCGAGGCGCGCACGGCGGGGCGTCCGCAGTTGGTGAGCATCAGCGTAGTGGTGGACAACCTCGATCCGCTGGCGGTGCTGGAGTCCATCTTCGAACCGGGCGAACCCCACTTCTACGCCGAACGTCCTGCGCAGGGCTTTGGCGTGGCGGGCGCCGAAGTGGCGGTGGAGTTTACTGCGCAGGGTGCCCGGCGCTTTGCCGACGCGAAGGCTTTCATCGCCGCCACGCTGGCCAACACGATCGCCGTTGGTCCGCTGGCCGAGCCGTTTGCCGGGCCGCATTTCTTCTTTGCCGCCGGCTTCGCCGATGAGGCGGCACCCGGGGCGGCCTTTCCCTCGCTTCGGCTTTTCGTGCCGCGCTGGCAGGTGGCCCGCATGGGCGACAGCACCGTGGCCGTGGCGAACGTGCTGGTGGCGGCGGATGCTCCGCTGGAAATGCTCACGGCCCGCATCTGGCGCGCGCATGCGAAATTCGGCGCCTTCGACTACAGCCGGGCGAAGCAGAAGGACCGTCCGTCCGCCCCGCGCATGGCGGAGGAAATCGGCGGAAGCGGCTCGTATCAACGGGCCGTGGCGCAGGCGCTCACGGAGATCGCCCGCGGCGATTACCAGAAGGTCGTGCTTGCCCGCGCCCTTCGCTACACGACCACCGAGGAGTTTCATCCCATGGGCGTGCTGAACCACCTGCGGCAGCGTTATCCCGACTGCTATTCGTTCTCCATCGCCAATGGCAAAGGACAGAGCTTCATCGGCGCGTCGCCCGAGCGCCTGGTGCGCGTGGCCGGCGGGCGCATGCACACGGCCGCGCTGGCCGGTTCGGCTCCACGCGGCCAGTCGGCCAGCGAAGACGCGGCCTTTGCCCAGGGACTCCTGCACAGCGAGAAGGACCTGCGCGAACACCGGCTGGTGCTCGACTCGATTGCCGGACGTCTGGCGGACCTGGGTCTGCAACTCGAACACGCGACACAACCGCGGCTGCTCGGACTGGCCAACGTGCATCACCTGCACACGCCCGTCAGCGCCAGCCTGCCGGCGGAAGCGCATATTCTCGACCTCGTGGCCCGACTGCATCCGACACCGGCGGTGGGCGGTGCGCCGCAGGAGCCCGCGCTCGCGGCCATGCGGCGCCTCGAAACTTTCCCGCGCGGGCTTTACGCCGGCCCGCAGGGGTGGGTTGATCACCGGGGCGGAGGCGAGTTCTTTGTCGGCTTGCGTAGCGCCCTGATCGATGGCCGCACCGCCACGGCCTACGCGGGCGCCGGCATCGTGGCCGGTTCGGAACCGGAGAAGGAATTTGCCGAGACCGAGCTGAAGTTCAAAGCTCTGCTCGAAGCCCTCACCCAGTCATGA
- the metG gene encoding methionine--tRNA ligase, translating into MPRFYITTAIDYVNGSPHLGHAYEKVLTDVIARFRRMMGDEVHFLTGVDEHGQKVQASARKRGIPPQQFCDEVSQEFRGLLPRLTITNDDFIRTTEERHKKVVRDILQQLFQKGEIYKSEYKGFYSTRQEQFLQDKDRNPDGSWPEIFGEVTEIVESNYFFKLKQYQDWLVQFLTDNPDFIFPAYRQKQVLEFLKEPLNDLCISRPKERLEWGIPMPFDDGYVTYVWFDALLNYYSAVVDRPEVWREAHHVIGKDILVPPHAVYWPIMLKAAGIPLPKGIIAHGWWLQRGAKMSKSTGNALNPLDLVSEFGADAFRYFLIREMNVGQDSDFTREQFLVRYNSELANNLGNLVNRTLNMTTRFAGGVIPAAEAGDELDANLRALWDKTRDEFIPLCEGHQFHTALERAMVFLTETNAYIEKRAPWKLGKSAEARDQALLRTSLATMAEALRLAVALIQHVIPTSTQKINAVLGYEPGAVWRDELVWGGKLAGRKVAESLVLFPRPTPPAAPAPVPKK; encoded by the coding sequence ATGCCGCGTTTCTACATCACGACCGCCATCGACTATGTGAACGGTTCGCCGCACCTCGGCCATGCCTACGAGAAGGTGCTGACGGACGTCATTGCCCGGTTCCGGCGGATGATGGGCGATGAGGTGCACTTCCTGACCGGCGTGGACGAGCACGGCCAGAAGGTCCAGGCCAGCGCCCGCAAACGCGGCATCCCGCCCCAGCAGTTCTGCGACGAGGTCAGCCAGGAGTTCCGCGGGCTGCTGCCGCGCCTGACGATCACCAACGACGACTTCATCCGCACCACCGAGGAGCGGCACAAGAAGGTCGTGCGCGACATCCTCCAGCAGCTCTTTCAGAAGGGAGAGATCTACAAGTCCGAATACAAGGGCTTCTACTCGACGCGCCAGGAACAGTTCCTCCAGGACAAGGACCGCAACCCCGACGGCTCGTGGCCCGAGATCTTCGGCGAGGTCACCGAGATCGTGGAGTCCAACTACTTCTTCAAACTGAAGCAGTATCAGGATTGGCTCGTCCAGTTCCTGACCGACAATCCCGATTTCATCTTCCCGGCCTACCGGCAAAAGCAGGTGCTTGAATTCCTGAAGGAGCCGCTCAACGACCTCTGCATCTCGCGCCCGAAGGAGCGCCTCGAATGGGGCATCCCGATGCCGTTCGACGATGGTTACGTCACCTACGTGTGGTTCGACGCGCTGCTCAACTATTACTCCGCCGTCGTGGACCGCCCCGAGGTCTGGCGCGAGGCGCACCACGTCATCGGCAAGGACATCCTCGTGCCGCCGCACGCCGTTTACTGGCCGATCATGCTGAAGGCCGCGGGCATCCCGTTGCCGAAGGGCATCATCGCTCACGGGTGGTGGCTGCAGCGAGGCGCCAAGATGTCCAAGAGCACGGGCAACGCGCTCAACCCGCTCGATCTCGTCAGTGAGTTTGGTGCCGACGCCTTCCGTTACTTCCTCATTCGCGAGATGAACGTCGGCCAGGACAGCGACTTTACGCGCGAGCAGTTCCTCGTGCGTTACAACAGCGAACTGGCCAACAACCTCGGCAATCTCGTCAACCGCACGCTCAACATGACGACCCGCTTCGCCGGTGGTGTCATTCCCGCGGCCGAGGCCGGCGACGAACTCGATGCGAACCTGCGCGCCCTTTGGGACAAGACCCGCGATGAGTTCATCCCGCTCTGCGAAGGCCATCAGTTCCACACTGCGCTGGAGCGCGCGATGGTCTTCCTAACCGAGACCAACGCTTACATCGAGAAACGCGCCCCCTGGAAGCTCGGCAAGTCCGCCGAGGCGAGGGACCAGGCGTTGCTCCGCACCTCGCTCGCCACGATGGCCGAGGCGCTGCGGCTGGCGGTGGCACTCATCCAGCACGTGATTCCGACCTCCACCCAGAAGATTAACGCCGTGCTCGGTTACGAGCCCGGCGCGGTCTGGCGCGACGAACTCGTCTGGGGCGGCAAACTCGCCGGCCGCAAGGTCGCCGAGTCGCTGGTGCTCTTCCCGCGGCCCACACCGCCGGCCGCCCCGGCCCCCGTGCCGAAGAAATGA
- a CDS encoding sensor histidine kinase, which translates to MHPLTRSIGLALLLLLLFLAAALSLQWWLTKETRHLQRLAVDEQRARLGRIIALSGLPPERWDAYFQKELGAMVGGTVELYQTGQAPATPGPAGGLSFTMPVGNMPGWEARVSFATPALTRTQVLHQRIMATVVLLALLLGLVPLLAILIESRRSSMESTTRAPWGQARAEATSLQELARLTHERGTALAVEHAARARAEEDLQVNRSLLDRSVAERVRLGRELHDNICQTLYAVCLTLESVQKKSDLAPEMQERMQQCLAELRRVNQEVRSYLQDLEPGSVNGQSFNAALAGMLGSLPTGDEVRIERRLDAETLELIPSPQVAEIMNILREAVSNSLRHGGARRIILRAGRNDESIALSVQDDGRGFSPEASRGHGLDNMQARALGLGGGLQVESTPGQGTRIILTLPLPAHS; encoded by the coding sequence ATGCATCCCCTCACCCGCTCCATCGGCCTGGCCCTGCTGCTGTTGCTGCTTTTCCTGGCCGCGGCCCTGAGCCTCCAGTGGTGGCTGACCAAAGAGACCCGCCATCTGCAACGCCTGGCCGTGGACGAGCAACGCGCGCGCTTGGGGCGGATTATCGCGCTGAGCGGTTTGCCGCCGGAGCGCTGGGATGCCTATTTTCAGAAGGAACTCGGTGCCATGGTCGGCGGCACGGTCGAACTCTACCAAACCGGGCAAGCTCCCGCCACCCCTGGACCGGCAGGCGGACTGAGCTTCACCATGCCGGTCGGAAACATGCCGGGCTGGGAGGCGCGGGTGAGTTTCGCGACACCTGCACTGACCCGCACCCAGGTGCTGCATCAGCGTATCATGGCCACCGTGGTTCTGCTGGCTCTCTTGCTCGGTCTGGTGCCGTTGCTGGCCATCCTGATTGAAAGCCGCCGATCGTCCATGGAGTCCACCACCCGCGCTCCCTGGGGACAGGCACGGGCCGAGGCGACGAGCTTGCAGGAGCTGGCCCGGCTGACCCACGAGCGAGGCACCGCCCTCGCGGTGGAGCACGCCGCGCGCGCCCGCGCCGAGGAGGATCTGCAGGTCAACCGCAGCCTGCTCGACCGCTCCGTCGCCGAACGCGTGCGCCTGGGCCGCGAGTTGCACGACAACATCTGCCAGACCCTCTACGCCGTGTGCCTCACCCTGGAGAGCGTGCAGAAGAAATCCGACCTCGCCCCGGAAATGCAGGAGCGCATGCAGCAATGCCTGGCCGAGTTGCGGCGCGTCAACCAGGAGGTGCGCTCCTACCTGCAAGATCTCGAGCCGGGCAGCGTCAACGGCCAGTCCTTCAACGCGGCGCTCGCCGGCATGCTGGGATCACTGCCCACCGGAGACGAGGTTCGCATCGAGCGCCGGCTCGACGCCGAGACCCTGGAGCTGATACCTTCGCCGCAAGTGGCCGAAATCATGAACATCCTGCGAGAAGCCGTGAGCAACAGCCTGCGGCATGGCGGCGCCCGCCGGATCATCCTCCGCGCTGGCCGCAACGACGAATCGATCGCGCTATCCGTGCAGGATGACGGCCGGGGCTTCAGCCCCGAGGCCAGCCGGGGCCACGGTCTGGACAACATGCAAGCCCGGGCCCTCGGCCTCGGCGGCGGCTTGCAAGTCGAGTCCACGCCCGGTCAGGGCACCCGCATCATCCTCACCTTGCCGCTGCCCGCCCACTCATGA
- a CDS encoding response regulator — MSASSASIIRIILVDDSPIVRLGLRSALEDYADIQIVGEAGTAAAGLELLNRLKPDVVMLDLHLPDKSGLLACRDYLKSRPGTPVLILTSSNSERNVHEAIAAGAKGYLLKENDGPTLASALRAVARGDSVLDPSMASQVVNLVRHGGTQSANDKLDALSPQERRVVALLAGGMTNKEIGEQLGLTEKTVKNYLATIFTKLNITRRTQAAALYVEAGKAGQH; from the coding sequence ATGAGCGCTTCCTCGGCCAGCATCATCCGTATCATCCTGGTTGACGACAGCCCCATCGTCCGACTCGGCCTGCGCAGCGCCCTGGAGGACTACGCCGACATCCAGATCGTCGGCGAGGCCGGCACCGCGGCGGCAGGGTTGGAACTGCTGAACCGCTTGAAACCGGATGTCGTGATGCTGGACCTGCACTTGCCGGACAAATCCGGACTGCTGGCGTGTCGCGACTACCTCAAATCGCGCCCGGGCACTCCCGTGCTCATCCTGACTTCCAGCAACAGCGAACGGAATGTGCATGAAGCCATAGCCGCCGGGGCCAAAGGCTACCTTCTGAAGGAGAACGATGGCCCGACCCTGGCCTCCGCCTTGAGAGCAGTGGCGCGGGGCGATTCCGTGCTGGATCCCTCCATGGCCAGTCAAGTGGTCAACTTGGTCCGCCACGGCGGCACGCAAAGCGCTAACGACAAGCTGGATGCGCTTTCACCGCAAGAGCGTCGGGTGGTCGCCTTATTGGCCGGTGGTATGACCAACAAGGAAATCGGCGAACAGCTGGGGCTGACCGAGAAAACGGTGAAGAACTACCTCGCGACCATCTTCACCAAGCTAAACATCACCCGCCGCACCCAGGCAGCCGCACTCTATGTTGAAGCGGGGAAAGCGGGGCAGCATTAA
- a CDS encoding type IV pilus modification PilV family protein: MHPHPSSNIHARRGTTIPSACVEGTTVVAPIQPRKKSSGVTLVEVMVALTLMAGVMLGFIGTFIQSRRVTESSVLHAAATSMTYGIIEQIKQLDYTTLLPSYETDPFAPSATTPPYFRVRLNQSKVVWLKVVHTTAGNTPKGPTTTPDASVKAADIGAIDNYTGSIPLSTVTGTASQQINMNIWVWIDEIPDGDASEVKKITLVYTYSYLDGRVERVIRDREVIIRTRFDQ, encoded by the coding sequence ATGCATCCCCACCCGTCCAGCAATATTCACGCGCGGAGAGGAACAACGATTCCTTCTGCATGCGTTGAGGGCACCACCGTGGTAGCTCCAATCCAGCCGCGTAAAAAATCCAGCGGCGTCACCCTCGTCGAAGTCATGGTCGCACTGACCCTGATGGCGGGCGTGATGTTGGGCTTTATCGGCACCTTTATCCAAAGCCGCCGGGTGACCGAGTCGAGCGTGCTGCATGCCGCCGCAACTTCGATGACCTATGGGATCATCGAGCAAATCAAGCAGCTCGACTACACGACGCTCTTGCCGAGCTACGAGACGGATCCTTTTGCGCCGTCGGCGACAACCCCGCCCTACTTCCGGGTCCGGCTTAACCAATCAAAGGTAGTCTGGTTGAAGGTGGTCCACACCACGGCGGGCAACACCCCGAAGGGACCCACGACCACGCCCGATGCCTCGGTCAAGGCAGCCGACATCGGCGCCATCGACAACTACACCGGCAGCATTCCCCTCTCGACCGTCACCGGCACGGCCTCGCAGCAAATCAACATGAACATCTGGGTGTGGATCGACGAGATTCCCGACGGCGACGCCAGCGAGGTGAAGAAAATCACTCTGGTCTACACTTACAGCTACCTCGATGGCCGCGTCGAACGCGTCATTCGCGACCGTGAGGTCATCATTCGCACCCGCTTCGATCAATGA